Proteins from a single region of Antechinus flavipes isolate AdamAnt ecotype Samford, QLD, Australia chromosome 2, AdamAnt_v2, whole genome shotgun sequence:
- the RPGRIP1 gene encoding X-linked retinitis pigmentosa GTPase regulator-interacting protein 1 isoform X2, which translates to MLRTSHNALLSQVDELKTELKEKNKRVVSLESQLADMSVLRITVREFQDRVEDLKRERNLLKGNHDRLLKNMLNSSNQPHWSTDLMKERLQQKVSHLQEQLDSEVAEKRKILVQLAKEQAENADLKQEVTQMLMKHKKEVELLQQKTATTTTTSSQSDPDILQPSYQDYTKETQTQELNPPQEIKEEEKNLSWAYNQMKAAHAETALELEKTRDMLLLQHQINKHYQDELEIVKIKADNSEKEHKEEWEKLNQLLDLKNNRIQQLEGNNGEDFGTLDYWMRLKFPIAHSLQAYNKRLKAQTYLSANVLGARKAQPKEGRSEIFKHRNQLWVEIIRCCNLRSRRLGAQPSPYAMYQFFTFSDHDTPIIPASNHPHFGDQASFSVHMTLELDQYLRQMVLPIYVFDDNDLELGWFLGKAQVPLLPLAQDKAIKGNFNLSDPMGKPNGSIEVKLEWESQYLSPESSLKPETQSVENDKKAPLSVENYNEAPLFVEKHEANLQVEDYNEALPSVENETDLHLEHENEAPLSVENYEAPLFKENCETPPRSTEKYEANLSVEDYNEADLSVENYEANLRIEDYEENLPIEKYQVNPSLEKKEVKISKENVVESKMSIEDYEEAKPPIENSDEAKPPIGNWDEAKSPIGNCDEAKSPNSDEAKSPIGICGEAKPPIGNCDEAKPPIGNCDEEKSPIGNCDEEKSPIGNCNKEKQSIEICDEFKPSIENCQEAKLSLEDYDEAKLAIENCNEEKECLENCKEAKLSLENCDEEEQSLENCDKEKQSLENCDKAKLSIENCKEAKLSLENCDEEEQSLENCEEAKLSLEDYDEAKLAIENCDEENKSLENCDKAKLSLENCDEDEQFIENCDEAKLSLENCDKVTENCDEAKLSLENCDEEEKPIENCDEEKQSLENGDKAKLSLENCDKEEQSIENCDEAKLRLENFEDDNLSIENCDEAKLPIENRDEEKESVENDKEMPLLIEDYNKAPEAIENYEKLIKIPTEEENILFHQQVNKDKLSGAIDEATKEPEECYPEVKQQVFSSPDTANRLSEQADEVSETQTADSDDVIVTPLSQKGPKTNSDKICIEIVSLAFDPEAEVMSDESIQQVYVEYKFHDLPLSETETPVSLRKPRAGEDIHFHFNKVIDLNPVEHRDRRKFLFSMLQEKNPEQRQLKFIVVSDPEEQKNECQEVGYAYLELWQILDTGRDILEQEIDIINPQDKVSSIGKLKVSLQATDALQAIFKEMGEDMHL; encoded by the exons TTTCAGGACAGAGTGGaggatttaaaaagagagagaaatctgcTGAAGGGAAATCATGACAGACTCTTAAAAAA CATGTTAAATAGCAGCAATCAGCCTCACTGGAGCACTGACCTCATGAAGGAACGGCTTCAGCAGAAAGTCTCTCATCTACAAGAGCAGCTGGATTCTGAAgtagcagagaagagaaagatcttGGTTCAGTTGGCTAAGGAACAGG ctgaAAATGCCGACCTGAAGCAGGAAGTCACCCAGATGCTaatgaaacataaaaaggaaGTAGAACTTCTCCAACAGAAAACtgccactactaccactactagtaGTCAATCAGATCCAGATATTTTGCAACCTTCGTATCAAGATTATACTAAAGAAACACAG acACAGGAACTGAATCCTCCACAAGAAatcaaagaggaggaaaagaacctGTCTTGGGCTTACAATCAGATGAAGGCGGCACATGCAGAAACTGCCCTAGAACTGGAGAAGACAAGAGACATGCTCCTTTTGCAGCACCAGATCAACAAGCACTATCAG GATGAACTGGAAATTGTGAAGATAAAAGCTGATAATAGTGAGAAAGAGCACAAGGAAGAGTGGGAAAAGTTGAATCAACTGCTGGACCTCAAGAACAATCGCATTCAACAGCTGGAAG GAAATAATGGAGAAGACTTTGGGACATTGGATTACTGGATGAGGCTGAAATTTCCTATAGCACACAGCCTACAGGCATACAATAAGCGATTGAAAGCCCAAACATACCTGTCTGCTAATGTGCTTGGAGCCAGGAAGGCTCAGCCAAAGGAG GGCAGATCAGAGATTTTCAAGCATAGAAATCAGTTGTGGGTGGAAATCATCAGGTGCTGCAACCTCCGGAGTCGACGTTTGGGGGCACAACCCAGCCCATATGCCATGTACCAATTCTTCACCTTTTCTGACCATGACACACCCATCATTCCTGCCAGCAACCATCCCCATTTTGGTGATCAGGCCAGCTTCTCAGTGCACATGACCTTGGAACTGGATCAATATCTCAGGCAGATGGTCCTGCCTATATATGTGTTTGATGACAACGATTTGGAGCTAGGCTGGTTCCTTGGCAAAGCTCAGGTACCTTTGCTGCCTCTTGCACAAGATAAAGCCATTAAAG GTAACTTCAACCTCAGTGACCCTATGGGGAAACCCAATGGGTCCATTGAAGTGAAATTGGAGTGGGAGTCTCAATACCTATCTCCAGAGAGTTCACTGAAGCCAGAAACCCAGTCTGTTGAAAATGACAAGAAGGCACCCCTGTCTGTGGAAAATTACAACGAAGCACCTTTATTTGTAGAAAAACACGAGGCAAACCTGCAAGTAGAAGATTACAATGAAGCACTCCCTTCTGTAGAAAACGAGACAGATTTGCATCTAGAACATGAAAATGAAGCACCCCTCTCTGTGGAAAATTATGAGGCACcccttttcaaagaaaattgtgAGACACCACCCCGATCTACAGAAAAATATGAGGCGAACCTTTCTGTAGAAGATTACAATGAGGCCGACTTGTCTGTAGAAAATTATGAGGCGAACCTTCGCATAGAAGATTATGAGGAAAATTTACCTATAGAAAAATACCAGGTAAACCCATccttagaaaaaaaggaagtcaaGATATCTAAAGAAAACGTTGTAGAGTCCAAGATGTCTATAGAAGATTACGAGGAGGCAAAGCCACCAATAGAAAACAGCGATGAAGCAAAGCCGCCCATAGGAAACTGGGATGAGGCAAAGTCGCCAATAGGAAACTGCGATGAGGCAAAGTCGCCAAACTCTGATGAGGCAAAGTCGCCAATAGGAATCTGTGGTGAGGCAAAGCCGCCAATAGGAAACTGTGATGAGGCAAAGCCGCCAATAGGAAACTGTGATGAGGAAAAGTCGCCAATAGGAAACTGTGATGAGGAAAAGTCGCCAATAGGAAACtgcaacaaagaaaaacagtccaTAGAAATTTGCGACGAGTTCAAGCCATCTATAGAAAATTGCCAGGAAGCCAAGCTGTCTTTAGAAGATTACGACGAGGCAAAGCTGGCTATAGAAAACTGCAATGAAGAAAAAGAGTGTCTAGAAAATTGCAAGGAGGCTAAGCTGTCTCTAGAAAATTGCGACGAGGAAGAACAGTCTCTAGAAAACTGCGACAAGGAAAAACAGTCTCTAGAAAACTGCGACAAGGCCAAGCTGTCTATAGAAAATTGCAAAGAGGCCAAGCTGTCTCTAGAAAATTGTGATGAGGAAGAACAGTCTCTAGAAAATTGTGAGGAGGCCAAGCTGTCTTTAGAAGATTATGATGAGGCAAAATTGGCTATAGAAAACTGCGACGAGGAGAACAAGTCTCTAGAAAATTGTGACAAGGCCAAACTGTCTCTAGAAAATTGTGACGAGGATGAACAGTTTATAGAAAATTGCGACGAGGCCAAGCTGTCTCTAGAAAATTGCGACAAGGTTACAGAAAATTGCGATGAGGCCAAGCTGTCTCTAGAAAATTGTGACGAGGAAGAAAAACCTATAGAAAATTGTGACGAGGAAAAACAGTCTCTAGAAAATGGTGACAAGGCCAAGCTGTCTCTAGAAAATTGTGACAAGGAAGAACAATCTATAGAAAATTGCGACGAGGCCAAGCTGCGTCTAGAAAACTTCGAGGATGACAACCTGTCCATAGAAAACTGTGATGAGGCCAAGCTTCCTATAGAAAACCGTGATGAGGAAAAAGAATCTGTAGAAAATGACAAGGAGATGCCCCTACTGATAGAAGATTATAATAAAGCACCCGAAGCTATAGAAAATTATGAGAAACTTATAAAGattccaactgaagaagaaaacattttatttcaccAG CAGGTGAACAAGGACAAATTATCAGGTGCTATTGATGAGGCAACAAAAGAGCCAGAGGAATGTTACCCAGAAGTCAAGCAGCAAGTGTTTTCATCTCCTGACACTG CTAATCGACTTTCTGAACAAGCTGATGAAGTCAGTGAAACACAGACAGCAGACAGTGATGACGTCATAGTGACACCCCTGTCTCAGAAGGGGCCTAAAACA aattcAGACAAGATTTGCATTGAAATTGTGTCCCTGGCTTTTGACCCTGAGGCTGAAGTGATGTCTGATGAGAGCATCCAGCAGGTGTATGTGGAGTACAAATTTCATGATCTGCCCttgtcagagacagagacacctgTATCCCTTCGGAAACCCAGGGCAGGGGAAGATATTCACTTTCATTTCAACAAAG TGATAGACTTGAATCCAGTGGAACACAGAGACCGAaggaagtttcttttttctatgttGCAAGAAAAAAATCCTGAGCAGAGGCA aTTGAAGTTTATAGTGGTGAGTGATCCTGAAGAGCAAAAGAACGAATGTCAAGAAGTAGGCTATGCCTATTTGGAACTGTGGCAGATCCTGGATACTGGAAGAGACATTTTAGAACAAGAGATAGACA TCATCAATCCTCAGGATAAAGTCAGCTCCATTGGAAAACTGAAAGTGTCCCTTCAAGCAACTGATGCACTTCAGGCCATTTTCAAGGAGATGGGTGAAGATATGCATTTGTGA
- the RPGRIP1 gene encoding X-linked retinitis pigmentosa GTPase regulator-interacting protein 1 isoform X3 — protein MLRTSHNALLSQVDELKTELKEKNKRVVSLESQLADMSVLRITVREFQDRVEDLKRERNLLKGNHDRLLKNMLNSSNQPHWSTDLMKERLQQKVSHLQEQLDSEVAEKRKILVQLAKEQAENADLKQEVTQMLMKHKKEVELLQQKTATTTTTSSQSDPDILQPSYQDYTKETQTQELNPPQEIKEEEKNLSWAYNQMKAAHAETALELEKTRDMLLLQHQINKHYQDELEIVKIKADNSEKEHKEEWEKLNQLLDLKNNRIQQLEGNNGEDFGTLDYWMRLKFPIAHSLQAYNKRLKAQTYLSANVLGARKAQPKEGRSEIFKHRNQLWVEIIRCCNLRSRRLGAQPSPYAMYQFFTFSDHDTPIIPASNHPHFGDQASFSVHMTLELDQYLRQMVLPIYVFDDNDLELGWFLGKAQVPLLPLAQDKAIKGNFNLSDPMGKPNGSIEVKLEWESQYLSPESSLKPETQSVENDKKAPLSVENYNEAPLFVEKHEANLQVEDYNEALPSVENETDLHLEHENEAPLSVENYEAPLFKENCETPPRSTEKYEANLSVEDYNEADLSVENYEANLRIEDYEENLPIEKYQVNPSLEKKEVKISKENVVESKMSIEDYEEAKPPIENSDEAKPPIGNWDEAKSPIGNCDEAKSPNSDEAKSPIGICGEAKPPIGNCDEAKPPIGNCDEEKSPIGNCDEEKSPIGNCNKEKQSIEICDEFKPSIENCQEAKLSLEDYDEAKLAIENCNEEKECLENCKEAKLSLENCDEEEQSLENCDKEKQSLENCDKAKLSIENCKEAKLSLENCDEEEQSLENCEEAKLSLEDYDEAKLAIENCDEENKSLENCDKAKLSLENCDEDEQFIENCDEAKLSLENCDKVTENCDEAKLSLENCDEEEKPIENCDEEKQSLENGDKAKLSLENCDKEEQSIENCDEAKLRLENFEDDNLSIENCDEAKLPIENRDEEKESVENDKEMPLLIEDYNKAPEAIENYEKLIKIPTEEENILFHQQVNKDKLSGAIDEATKEPEECYPEVKQQVFSSPDTAANRLSEQADEVSETQTADSDDVIVTPLSQKGPKTNSDKICIEIVSLAFDPEAEVMSDESIQQVYVEYKFHDLPLSETETPVSLRKPRAGEDIHFHFNKVIDLNPVEHRDRRKFLFSMLQEKNPEQRQLKFIVVSDPEEQKNECQEVGYAYLELWQILDTGRDILEQEIDIINPQDKVSSIGKLKVSLQATDALQAIFKEMGEDMHL, from the exons TTTCAGGACAGAGTGGaggatttaaaaagagagagaaatctgcTGAAGGGAAATCATGACAGACTCTTAAAAAA CATGTTAAATAGCAGCAATCAGCCTCACTGGAGCACTGACCTCATGAAGGAACGGCTTCAGCAGAAAGTCTCTCATCTACAAGAGCAGCTGGATTCTGAAgtagcagagaagagaaagatcttGGTTCAGTTGGCTAAGGAACAGG ctgaAAATGCCGACCTGAAGCAGGAAGTCACCCAGATGCTaatgaaacataaaaaggaaGTAGAACTTCTCCAACAGAAAACtgccactactaccactactagtaGTCAATCAGATCCAGATATTTTGCAACCTTCGTATCAAGATTATACTAAAGAAACACAG acACAGGAACTGAATCCTCCACAAGAAatcaaagaggaggaaaagaacctGTCTTGGGCTTACAATCAGATGAAGGCGGCACATGCAGAAACTGCCCTAGAACTGGAGAAGACAAGAGACATGCTCCTTTTGCAGCACCAGATCAACAAGCACTATCAG GATGAACTGGAAATTGTGAAGATAAAAGCTGATAATAGTGAGAAAGAGCACAAGGAAGAGTGGGAAAAGTTGAATCAACTGCTGGACCTCAAGAACAATCGCATTCAACAGCTGGAAG GAAATAATGGAGAAGACTTTGGGACATTGGATTACTGGATGAGGCTGAAATTTCCTATAGCACACAGCCTACAGGCATACAATAAGCGATTGAAAGCCCAAACATACCTGTCTGCTAATGTGCTTGGAGCCAGGAAGGCTCAGCCAAAGGAG GGCAGATCAGAGATTTTCAAGCATAGAAATCAGTTGTGGGTGGAAATCATCAGGTGCTGCAACCTCCGGAGTCGACGTTTGGGGGCACAACCCAGCCCATATGCCATGTACCAATTCTTCACCTTTTCTGACCATGACACACCCATCATTCCTGCCAGCAACCATCCCCATTTTGGTGATCAGGCCAGCTTCTCAGTGCACATGACCTTGGAACTGGATCAATATCTCAGGCAGATGGTCCTGCCTATATATGTGTTTGATGACAACGATTTGGAGCTAGGCTGGTTCCTTGGCAAAGCTCAGGTACCTTTGCTGCCTCTTGCACAAGATAAAGCCATTAAAG GTAACTTCAACCTCAGTGACCCTATGGGGAAACCCAATGGGTCCATTGAAGTGAAATTGGAGTGGGAGTCTCAATACCTATCTCCAGAGAGTTCACTGAAGCCAGAAACCCAGTCTGTTGAAAATGACAAGAAGGCACCCCTGTCTGTGGAAAATTACAACGAAGCACCTTTATTTGTAGAAAAACACGAGGCAAACCTGCAAGTAGAAGATTACAATGAAGCACTCCCTTCTGTAGAAAACGAGACAGATTTGCATCTAGAACATGAAAATGAAGCACCCCTCTCTGTGGAAAATTATGAGGCACcccttttcaaagaaaattgtgAGACACCACCCCGATCTACAGAAAAATATGAGGCGAACCTTTCTGTAGAAGATTACAATGAGGCCGACTTGTCTGTAGAAAATTATGAGGCGAACCTTCGCATAGAAGATTATGAGGAAAATTTACCTATAGAAAAATACCAGGTAAACCCATccttagaaaaaaaggaagtcaaGATATCTAAAGAAAACGTTGTAGAGTCCAAGATGTCTATAGAAGATTACGAGGAGGCAAAGCCACCAATAGAAAACAGCGATGAAGCAAAGCCGCCCATAGGAAACTGGGATGAGGCAAAGTCGCCAATAGGAAACTGCGATGAGGCAAAGTCGCCAAACTCTGATGAGGCAAAGTCGCCAATAGGAATCTGTGGTGAGGCAAAGCCGCCAATAGGAAACTGTGATGAGGCAAAGCCGCCAATAGGAAACTGTGATGAGGAAAAGTCGCCAATAGGAAACTGTGATGAGGAAAAGTCGCCAATAGGAAACtgcaacaaagaaaaacagtccaTAGAAATTTGCGACGAGTTCAAGCCATCTATAGAAAATTGCCAGGAAGCCAAGCTGTCTTTAGAAGATTACGACGAGGCAAAGCTGGCTATAGAAAACTGCAATGAAGAAAAAGAGTGTCTAGAAAATTGCAAGGAGGCTAAGCTGTCTCTAGAAAATTGCGACGAGGAAGAACAGTCTCTAGAAAACTGCGACAAGGAAAAACAGTCTCTAGAAAACTGCGACAAGGCCAAGCTGTCTATAGAAAATTGCAAAGAGGCCAAGCTGTCTCTAGAAAATTGTGATGAGGAAGAACAGTCTCTAGAAAATTGTGAGGAGGCCAAGCTGTCTTTAGAAGATTATGATGAGGCAAAATTGGCTATAGAAAACTGCGACGAGGAGAACAAGTCTCTAGAAAATTGTGACAAGGCCAAACTGTCTCTAGAAAATTGTGACGAGGATGAACAGTTTATAGAAAATTGCGACGAGGCCAAGCTGTCTCTAGAAAATTGCGACAAGGTTACAGAAAATTGCGATGAGGCCAAGCTGTCTCTAGAAAATTGTGACGAGGAAGAAAAACCTATAGAAAATTGTGACGAGGAAAAACAGTCTCTAGAAAATGGTGACAAGGCCAAGCTGTCTCTAGAAAATTGTGACAAGGAAGAACAATCTATAGAAAATTGCGACGAGGCCAAGCTGCGTCTAGAAAACTTCGAGGATGACAACCTGTCCATAGAAAACTGTGATGAGGCCAAGCTTCCTATAGAAAACCGTGATGAGGAAAAAGAATCTGTAGAAAATGACAAGGAGATGCCCCTACTGATAGAAGATTATAATAAAGCACCCGAAGCTATAGAAAATTATGAGAAACTTATAAAGattccaactgaagaagaaaacattttatttcaccAG CAGGTGAACAAGGACAAATTATCAGGTGCTATTGATGAGGCAACAAAAGAGCCAGAGGAATGTTACCCAGAAGTCAAGCAGCAAGTGTTTTCATCTCCTGACACTG CAGCTAATCGACTTTCTGAACAAGCTGATGAAGTCAGTGAAACACAGACAGCAGACAGTGATGACGTCATAGTGACACCCCTGTCTCAGAAGGGGCCTAAAACA aattcAGACAAGATTTGCATTGAAATTGTGTCCCTGGCTTTTGACCCTGAGGCTGAAGTGATGTCTGATGAGAGCATCCAGCAGGTGTATGTGGAGTACAAATTTCATGATCTGCCCttgtcagagacagagacacctgTATCCCTTCGGAAACCCAGGGCAGGGGAAGATATTCACTTTCATTTCAACAAAG TGATAGACTTGAATCCAGTGGAACACAGAGACCGAaggaagtttcttttttctatgttGCAAGAAAAAAATCCTGAGCAGAGGCA aTTGAAGTTTATAGTGGTGAGTGATCCTGAAGAGCAAAAGAACGAATGTCAAGAAGTAGGCTATGCCTATTTGGAACTGTGGCAGATCCTGGATACTGGAAGAGACATTTTAGAACAAGAGATAGACA TCATCAATCCTCAGGATAAAGTCAGCTCCATTGGAAAACTGAAAGTGTCCCTTCAAGCAACTGATGCACTTCAGGCCATTTTCAAGGAGATGGGTGAAGATATGCATTTGTGA
- the RPGRIP1 gene encoding X-linked retinitis pigmentosa GTPase regulator-interacting protein 1 isoform X1, whose protein sequence is MLRTSHNALLSQVDELKTELKEKNKRVVSLESQLADMSVLRITVREFQDRVEDLKRERNLLKGNHDRLLKNMLNSSNQPHWSTDLMKERLQQKVSHLQEQLDSEVAEKRKILVQLAKEQAENADLKQEVTQMLMKHKKEVELLQQKTATTTTTSSQSDPDILQPSYQDYTKETQTQELNPPQEIKEEEKNLSWAYNQMKAAHAETALELEKTRDMLLLQHQINKHYQDELEIVKIKADNSEKEHKEEWEKLNQLLDLKNNRIQQLEGNNGEDFGTLDYWMRLKFPIAHSLQAYNKRLKAQTYLSANVLGARKAQPKEGRSEIFKHRNQLWVEIIRCCNLRSRRLGAQPSPYAMYQFFTFSDHDTPIIPASNHPHFGDQASFSVHMTLELDQYLRQMVLPIYVFDDNDLELGWFLGKAQVPLLPLAQDKAIKGNFNLSDPMGKPNGSIEVKLEWESQYLSPESSLKPETQSVENDKKAPLSVENYNEAPLFVEKHEANLQVEDYNEALPSVENETDLHLEHENEAPLSVENYEAPLFKENCETPPRSTEKYEANLSVEDYNEADLSVENYEANLRIEDYEENLPIEKYQVNPSLEKKEVKISKENVVESKMSIEDYEEAKPPIENSDEAKPPIGNWDEAKSPIGNCDEAKSPNSDEAKSPIGICGEAKPPIGNCDEAKPPIGNCDEEKSPIGNCDEEKSPIGNCNKEKQSIEICDEFKPSIENCQEAKLSLEDYDEAKLAIENCNEEKECLENCKEAKLSLENCDEEEQSLENCDKEKQSLENCDKAKLSIENCKEAKLSLENCDEEEQSLENCEEAKLSLEDYDEAKLAIENCDEENKSLENCDKAKLSLENCDEDEQFIENCDEAKLSLENCDKVTENCDEAKLSLENCDEEEKPIENCDEEKQSLENGDKAKLSLENCDKEEQSIENCDEAKLRLENFEDDNLSIENCDEAKLPIENRDEEKESVENDKEMPLLIEDYNKAPEAIENYEKLIKIPTEEENILFHQVNKDKLSGAIDEATKEPEECYPEVKQQVFSSPDTAANRLSEQADEVSETQTADSDDVIVTPLSQKGPKTNSDKICIEIVSLAFDPEAEVMSDESIQQVYVEYKFHDLPLSETETPVSLRKPRAGEDIHFHFNKVIDLNPVEHRDRRKFLFSMLQEKNPEQRQLKFIVVSDPEEQKNECQEVGYAYLELWQILDTGRDILEQEIDIINPQDKVSSIGKLKVSLQATDALQAIFKEMGEDMHL, encoded by the exons TTTCAGGACAGAGTGGaggatttaaaaagagagagaaatctgcTGAAGGGAAATCATGACAGACTCTTAAAAAA CATGTTAAATAGCAGCAATCAGCCTCACTGGAGCACTGACCTCATGAAGGAACGGCTTCAGCAGAAAGTCTCTCATCTACAAGAGCAGCTGGATTCTGAAgtagcagagaagagaaagatcttGGTTCAGTTGGCTAAGGAACAGG ctgaAAATGCCGACCTGAAGCAGGAAGTCACCCAGATGCTaatgaaacataaaaaggaaGTAGAACTTCTCCAACAGAAAACtgccactactaccactactagtaGTCAATCAGATCCAGATATTTTGCAACCTTCGTATCAAGATTATACTAAAGAAACACAG acACAGGAACTGAATCCTCCACAAGAAatcaaagaggaggaaaagaacctGTCTTGGGCTTACAATCAGATGAAGGCGGCACATGCAGAAACTGCCCTAGAACTGGAGAAGACAAGAGACATGCTCCTTTTGCAGCACCAGATCAACAAGCACTATCAG GATGAACTGGAAATTGTGAAGATAAAAGCTGATAATAGTGAGAAAGAGCACAAGGAAGAGTGGGAAAAGTTGAATCAACTGCTGGACCTCAAGAACAATCGCATTCAACAGCTGGAAG GAAATAATGGAGAAGACTTTGGGACATTGGATTACTGGATGAGGCTGAAATTTCCTATAGCACACAGCCTACAGGCATACAATAAGCGATTGAAAGCCCAAACATACCTGTCTGCTAATGTGCTTGGAGCCAGGAAGGCTCAGCCAAAGGAG GGCAGATCAGAGATTTTCAAGCATAGAAATCAGTTGTGGGTGGAAATCATCAGGTGCTGCAACCTCCGGAGTCGACGTTTGGGGGCACAACCCAGCCCATATGCCATGTACCAATTCTTCACCTTTTCTGACCATGACACACCCATCATTCCTGCCAGCAACCATCCCCATTTTGGTGATCAGGCCAGCTTCTCAGTGCACATGACCTTGGAACTGGATCAATATCTCAGGCAGATGGTCCTGCCTATATATGTGTTTGATGACAACGATTTGGAGCTAGGCTGGTTCCTTGGCAAAGCTCAGGTACCTTTGCTGCCTCTTGCACAAGATAAAGCCATTAAAG GTAACTTCAACCTCAGTGACCCTATGGGGAAACCCAATGGGTCCATTGAAGTGAAATTGGAGTGGGAGTCTCAATACCTATCTCCAGAGAGTTCACTGAAGCCAGAAACCCAGTCTGTTGAAAATGACAAGAAGGCACCCCTGTCTGTGGAAAATTACAACGAAGCACCTTTATTTGTAGAAAAACACGAGGCAAACCTGCAAGTAGAAGATTACAATGAAGCACTCCCTTCTGTAGAAAACGAGACAGATTTGCATCTAGAACATGAAAATGAAGCACCCCTCTCTGTGGAAAATTATGAGGCACcccttttcaaagaaaattgtgAGACACCACCCCGATCTACAGAAAAATATGAGGCGAACCTTTCTGTAGAAGATTACAATGAGGCCGACTTGTCTGTAGAAAATTATGAGGCGAACCTTCGCATAGAAGATTATGAGGAAAATTTACCTATAGAAAAATACCAGGTAAACCCATccttagaaaaaaaggaagtcaaGATATCTAAAGAAAACGTTGTAGAGTCCAAGATGTCTATAGAAGATTACGAGGAGGCAAAGCCACCAATAGAAAACAGCGATGAAGCAAAGCCGCCCATAGGAAACTGGGATGAGGCAAAGTCGCCAATAGGAAACTGCGATGAGGCAAAGTCGCCAAACTCTGATGAGGCAAAGTCGCCAATAGGAATCTGTGGTGAGGCAAAGCCGCCAATAGGAAACTGTGATGAGGCAAAGCCGCCAATAGGAAACTGTGATGAGGAAAAGTCGCCAATAGGAAACTGTGATGAGGAAAAGTCGCCAATAGGAAACtgcaacaaagaaaaacagtccaTAGAAATTTGCGACGAGTTCAAGCCATCTATAGAAAATTGCCAGGAAGCCAAGCTGTCTTTAGAAGATTACGACGAGGCAAAGCTGGCTATAGAAAACTGCAATGAAGAAAAAGAGTGTCTAGAAAATTGCAAGGAGGCTAAGCTGTCTCTAGAAAATTGCGACGAGGAAGAACAGTCTCTAGAAAACTGCGACAAGGAAAAACAGTCTCTAGAAAACTGCGACAAGGCCAAGCTGTCTATAGAAAATTGCAAAGAGGCCAAGCTGTCTCTAGAAAATTGTGATGAGGAAGAACAGTCTCTAGAAAATTGTGAGGAGGCCAAGCTGTCTTTAGAAGATTATGATGAGGCAAAATTGGCTATAGAAAACTGCGACGAGGAGAACAAGTCTCTAGAAAATTGTGACAAGGCCAAACTGTCTCTAGAAAATTGTGACGAGGATGAACAGTTTATAGAAAATTGCGACGAGGCCAAGCTGTCTCTAGAAAATTGCGACAAGGTTACAGAAAATTGCGATGAGGCCAAGCTGTCTCTAGAAAATTGTGACGAGGAAGAAAAACCTATAGAAAATTGTGACGAGGAAAAACAGTCTCTAGAAAATGGTGACAAGGCCAAGCTGTCTCTAGAAAATTGTGACAAGGAAGAACAATCTATAGAAAATTGCGACGAGGCCAAGCTGCGTCTAGAAAACTTCGAGGATGACAACCTGTCCATAGAAAACTGTGATGAGGCCAAGCTTCCTATAGAAAACCGTGATGAGGAAAAAGAATCTGTAGAAAATGACAAGGAGATGCCCCTACTGATAGAAGATTATAATAAAGCACCCGAAGCTATAGAAAATTATGAGAAACTTATAAAGattccaactgaagaagaaaacattttatttcaccAG GTGAACAAGGACAAATTATCAGGTGCTATTGATGAGGCAACAAAAGAGCCAGAGGAATGTTACCCAGAAGTCAAGCAGCAAGTGTTTTCATCTCCTGACACTG CAGCTAATCGACTTTCTGAACAAGCTGATGAAGTCAGTGAAACACAGACAGCAGACAGTGATGACGTCATAGTGACACCCCTGTCTCAGAAGGGGCCTAAAACA aattcAGACAAGATTTGCATTGAAATTGTGTCCCTGGCTTTTGACCCTGAGGCTGAAGTGATGTCTGATGAGAGCATCCAGCAGGTGTATGTGGAGTACAAATTTCATGATCTGCCCttgtcagagacagagacacctgTATCCCTTCGGAAACCCAGGGCAGGGGAAGATATTCACTTTCATTTCAACAAAG TGATAGACTTGAATCCAGTGGAACACAGAGACCGAaggaagtttcttttttctatgttGCAAGAAAAAAATCCTGAGCAGAGGCA aTTGAAGTTTATAGTGGTGAGTGATCCTGAAGAGCAAAAGAACGAATGTCAAGAAGTAGGCTATGCCTATTTGGAACTGTGGCAGATCCTGGATACTGGAAGAGACATTTTAGAACAAGAGATAGACA TCATCAATCCTCAGGATAAAGTCAGCTCCATTGGAAAACTGAAAGTGTCCCTTCAAGCAACTGATGCACTTCAGGCCATTTTCAAGGAGATGGGTGAAGATATGCATTTGTGA